A segment of the Candidatus Kaelpia aquatica genome:
ACTATCTTGCCAGGTCTGAATTTGATGCTCCGGAAGTAGACGGCATTGTTTATATTGAAAAAAGTGATAAAATAGATTTGGGAGCATTTATTAATGTAAGAGTAAAGGATGTATTAGAATATGACCTTATTGCAGAGATTGCCTAATATTTTAACCGCATCTCGTATTCTGTTTGCTCTTTTTTTTCTGTTGTTTATTTTTTCTTCGCTTAAGTTAGCATCGGTCATAGCCCTTGCTATTTTTATAGTTGCCTCTTTGACTGATTATTATGACGGTAAGCTTGCTCGCAAGCTAAACGTTACTTCAAAGTTTGGTGCTTTTCTAGACCCTTTAGCTGACAAGATATTGATTATGGGTGCTTTTATATCTTTTGTGAGCCTAGAGCTGATTCCTGCTTGGATGGTCATAATTATTTTAGCTCGGGAGTTTATGATAACTGGTTTAAGGCTTCTTGCTGCAGGCTTTGGGGGGACTATTCCGGCGTCGCGGCTGGCAAAACATAAAACGGTATCTCAAGTTATAGCGGTCTATCTTGTTTTGATATCAATCTGTCTTAAGGAGTTAAGTTTAGCATTAGCGTATATTGTGTATATAGAAACCGCAATGCTGGCCTTCATGTATCTTACGGTATTGTTAACCCTTGCCTCTGGCTTGGCATATCTCTATAATCATAAAGATGTTTTTGGCAAAAGAAAATCCGATAGCCTTAATTGAAGGTCTTGGGT
Coding sequences within it:
- the pgsA gene encoding CDP-diacylglycerol--glycerol-3-phosphate 3-phosphatidyltransferase gives rise to the protein MTLLQRLPNILTASRILFALFFLLFIFSSLKLASVIALAIFIVASLTDYYDGKLARKLNVTSKFGAFLDPLADKILIMGAFISFVSLELIPAWMVIIILAREFMITGLRLLAAGFGGTIPASRLAKHKTVSQVIAVYLVLISICLKELSLALAYIVYIETAMLAFMYLTVLLTLASGLAYLYNHKDVFGKRKSDSLN